Genomic DNA from Niabella ginsenosidivorans:
AGAAGTTTCGTTGATGATCGCTATGGCCTTTTGCCGGGTACTGTTAATGATGTCAAATATATACATTGCTCAATCTTTGTGGTCAGTTTTTTTTTCGTTAAAAGAAATTTTATTATGGAAAGGGTCATTGACCGTTACGCACCAGGAACCGTAAAAGGTTTCGTCCAGCCCCGGACGGTTGTATTTATAATTTTTGCCGGCCAGCTCTTTATGAAACGCTTTTAAGCCGGTGCACCAGAGAAACACATTTGCACCGGGAGATGCATCGCCGTGATGCTCACTCAGGTGCAGGGTAAGATTGCCTTTGGTGATTTCCATATAAACAGGCATACCGGGCTCAAACCGGTGCTCCCATTCAATGGTAAATCCCAGCCACTGCACATAAAATTCAACGGCTTTTGGGTAATCAAAGATCCGGAGCACCGGTATGGTTTTTTCTATATCCATAGTCTGGTTTTAAAATACCTTTTTAATCTTACATACTGAATATTTTGTCCTGCTCATTCAGGTATTGATTTTCGATCACCTCTTCGCCAGGCTGCTTTGCTTCAAATTCCTTGATCTTTTTATGAAATCCCTCGCTGGCCTTGATAATGGCTACGCGCGCACCGCGAACAAATTCGATCAGCCCGTATTTTTCAAAGAGGGACACCAGTTTATCAGTTTCCTCCCTGTGGCCGGTACATTCAAAAACCGTATAGTCATTGTTAATGGCTACCACACGCGCACCATATTCTCTTAAAATGCGCTCTACCACCATCTTTTCAGTTACCTGGCGGGTAGGTACTTTATATAACGCCAGTTCCTGCCATACAATTTCATCATTCAGGTGGTAATAGGCCTTTAGCACTTCTACCTGCTTTTCTATTTGCCTGCAAAGTTTTTTTACTACTTCCTCTGTTTCCTCAATCAGGATATTAAAACGGTGTATGCCCGGTATTTCAGATGAAGAAGTGTTCAATGCATCAATGTTTATTTTTCTTCTTGAGAAAATAATGGTAATGCGCGCCAGTAAACCGATCTGGTCTTCTGCGTAAACGGTAATGGTGTATTGTTGTTTCATTCTGTGTTTGAATTATGAATAATGAGTAATGAATAATCAATAATGGGTGAATTTAATCAATCCGGAAAGTTGTTTGTAACACTTGATAAGTGGTTCTTCTAAATGTTTTATTTCATCGATTGTTGTATAACTGAGATCTGTAGCTAAATCTAATGCTGCATCAACTTCTATAACGGAGCCTCTTGATATTTTAAAAAACCGGCATCTTTCAGCGCTGGATTTTCTGGAACACCCTTCAGCAAGATTCAAATGAGCCAATATAGCTTCTCTTCTTATTTGATTGACGAGAGAAAATTTTTCTTCTTTTGGGAAGGGCTCTGTTGCTTTACAACGAGCCACAACAAATGATCCCGTTAGTTTGTAGATCTCTGTTTTTGTATGCGCCAGTTGTAAAAACATAATTTCTGATTTATTCCTGTTTATAAAATGACTTAGTTGTATCGACCGTTTTTCTTTCATCAACAATAATTCATCGCTCATCACTCACTTTATTCCTCCAAAAGCTGCAAAGCACATGTTCTTATGTAAGATCTCTGTTATGCGGAAACCCGTTTTCTTCATCAGCTCTAACTGGTAGGTTACGGAGCGTGGGCTGTCTTCTTTTGCAACATATTCCAGCACGGTCCGCCGGTAGGCTTTGTCCTTGACCGATTCCAGGTAATCGCCATAGCGTTCCCAGGTGTAATCACTGACGGCGCTGCTTTCCTGTGTGACCAGGTCGGAGATCATCAGGCAACCACCCGGTTTCAGCAGATTGT
This window encodes:
- a CDS encoding glyoxalase superfamily protein, with amino-acid sequence MDIEKTIPVLRIFDYPKAVEFYVQWLGFTIEWEHRFEPGMPVYMEITKGNLTLHLSEHHGDASPGANVFLWCTGLKAFHKELAGKNYKYNRPGLDETFYGSWCVTVNDPFHNKISFNEKKTDHKD
- the ilvN gene encoding acetolactate synthase small subunit; this encodes MKQQYTITVYAEDQIGLLARITIIFSRRKINIDALNTSSSEIPGIHRFNILIEETEEVVKKLCRQIEKQVEVLKAYYHLNDEIVWQELALYKVPTRQVTEKMVVERILREYGARVVAINNDYTVFECTGHREETDKLVSLFEKYGLIEFVRGARVAIIKASEGFHKKIKEFEAKQPGEEVIENQYLNEQDKIFSM
- a CDS encoding four helix bundle protein yields the protein MSDELLLMKEKRSIQLSHFINRNKSEIMFLQLAHTKTEIYKLTGSFVVARCKATEPFPKEEKFSLVNQIRREAILAHLNLAEGCSRKSSAERCRFFKISRGSVIEVDAALDLATDLSYTTIDEIKHLEEPLIKCYKQLSGLIKFTHY